A single genomic interval of Nostoc commune NIES-4072 harbors:
- a CDS encoding MFS transporter, protein MQPSDLDKKILPLSPSLAKKQNRVSDPTVRNHLSAVSKCTSSQINGQGMSPKDVSKNNQNCTDQIPKTDILSQSEKQSDAQENSNGQMPVATIPEKEPPTLNGFGSGGEAVSGNIKQQGFLPVLKNPNFLALWGGQVFSQLADKVYLVLMIALINTQFQASNQSISGWVSALMMAFTIPAVLFGSVAGVFVDRWSKKAVLVATNIWRGILVLSIPFLMWLTHDWKPIGVLPVGFLIILGVTFLVSTLTQFFAPAEQAAIPLIVEEQDLLSANSLYTTTMMASVIVGFAVGEPLLAIADGLWLQIGGSGSLGKEFLVGGSYAIAGIILFLLATKEKHYHPDTEFPHVFSDLRDGFAYLKANHRVRNALLQLIILFSVFAALTVLAVRMAEIIPNMKASQFGFLLAAGGVGIAAGATILGQFGQRFSYTQLSLCGCMGMAASLIGLSIFTTQLWLVLLLITLLGIFGALVGIPMQTAIQTETPPEMRGKVFGLQNNVINIALSLPLALAGVAETFVGLQAVFLGLAAIVFLGGILTWYNSHK, encoded by the coding sequence ATGCAACCGTCTGATTTGGATAAAAAAATCCTACCTTTGTCACCAAGCCTCGCGAAAAAACAAAATAGGGTATCAGATCCTACAGTTAGGAATCACTTGAGTGCTGTTTCAAAGTGTACATCTAGTCAAATAAATGGACAAGGAATGTCCCCAAAAGACGTTTCTAAAAACAATCAAAATTGCACAGACCAGATCCCAAAAACTGATATTCTAAGTCAATCAGAAAAACAATCTGATGCACAAGAAAATAGCAACGGGCAAATGCCCGTTGCTACTATCCCAGAAAAAGAACCACCAACATTAAATGGCTTTGGTTCTGGTGGAGAAGCTGTTTCAGGAAATATCAAACAGCAGGGGTTTTTACCTGTATTAAAAAACCCTAATTTTTTAGCTCTTTGGGGCGGTCAAGTTTTCTCCCAACTAGCAGATAAAGTTTATTTGGTACTGATGATTGCTTTGATTAATACTCAGTTTCAGGCTAGTAATCAAAGTATTAGTGGTTGGGTATCAGCCTTGATGATGGCTTTTACGATTCCAGCAGTATTGTTTGGTTCCGTTGCTGGTGTGTTTGTCGATCGCTGGTCGAAAAAGGCTGTGCTGGTGGCAACTAATATTTGGCGCGGCATCCTGGTTTTGTCAATTCCCTTTCTGATGTGGTTGACTCATGATTGGAAACCCATAGGAGTTTTGCCAGTTGGTTTTTTGATCATTCTGGGTGTAACTTTTTTAGTTTCTACGCTGACGCAGTTTTTTGCACCGGCAGAACAGGCGGCAATTCCCTTAATAGTAGAAGAACAGGATTTACTCTCGGCAAATTCGCTTTATACGACAACGATGATGGCATCGGTGATTGTTGGGTTTGCTGTCGGGGAACCATTATTAGCGATCGCCGATGGACTTTGGCTACAAATTGGTGGTAGTGGTAGTTTAGGCAAAGAATTTTTAGTAGGTGGTAGTTATGCGATCGCAGGAATAATTTTATTCCTCCTAGCAACTAAGGAAAAACACTACCACCCCGATACAGAATTCCCTCACGTATTCTCTGATTTGCGAGATGGTTTTGCCTACCTCAAAGCAAATCATCGTGTCCGTAATGCTTTGCTTCAACTGATTATCTTGTTTTCTGTCTTTGCTGCATTAACTGTTTTAGCCGTTCGCATGGCAGAAATAATTCCTAACATGAAAGCATCCCAGTTCGGCTTTTTACTAGCAGCCGGTGGTGTTGGGATCGCGGCTGGAGCAACAATTCTCGGTCAATTTGGGCAACGCTTCTCTTATACCCAACTAAGCCTATGCGGTTGTATGGGCATGGCAGCATCCCTCATTGGTCTATCAATCTTTACAACCCAACTGTGGCTAGTACTGTTACTGATAACGCTATTAGGTATCTTTGGAGCACTAGTGGGAATTCCCATGCAAACAGCGATCCAAACAGAAACACCTCCAGAAATGCGTGGTAAAGTTTTTGGTTTACAAAACAATGTAATTAATATTGCTCTCTCCTTACCCTTGGCATTAGCAGGTGTAGCAGAAACCTTTGTAGGATTACAGGCAGTTTTTTTGGGATTAGCTGCGATCGTCTTTTTAGGAGGTATATTAACCTGGTATAACTCACACAAATAG
- the recO gene encoding DNA repair protein RecO yields the protein MSRTYKATGINLKTQVLGESDKIVTILTPEFGLIRAVAPGARKHNSSLGGRSGMFVVNELLIAKGRSLDKITQAQTLKTYPGLAKDLGKLAASQYLAEIVLCQALSEQPQEELYELFNEHLHRLEALSSANPSGVLAHLAHGVFHLLALAGVTPQVQVCCLSGHLLKPNFTDPNWQVGFSIPAGGTVSLEAWERLRREGEREREIQRNSSFSPSPNHPIIPLTPKPGSQTVVVHRQEIPVISSRPGAMELALLQHLSQPEIMQIDGARDHDWLSVEQILRQYAQYQLGRPIRSATLIDSYFAANHDATV from the coding sequence ATGAGTAGAACCTACAAAGCAACGGGAATTAATCTTAAAACCCAAGTGCTGGGAGAATCGGATAAAATAGTGACGATTTTGACACCAGAATTCGGTCTGATTCGAGCAGTGGCTCCAGGGGCACGCAAGCACAACTCCAGCCTGGGAGGGAGGAGTGGTATGTTTGTTGTGAATGAGCTATTGATTGCAAAAGGGCGATCGCTTGATAAAATTACCCAAGCACAAACGTTAAAAACTTATCCTGGTTTAGCTAAAGATTTGGGAAAATTAGCTGCCAGTCAGTATTTAGCAGAAATAGTCTTGTGTCAAGCTTTGAGCGAACAACCCCAAGAAGAACTTTATGAGTTGTTCAATGAACATCTCCATCGGTTGGAGGCGTTATCTAGTGCAAATCCATCTGGGGTTTTGGCTCATCTGGCTCATGGGGTGTTTCACCTTTTAGCGTTAGCAGGAGTAACGCCACAAGTACAAGTCTGCTGCCTATCTGGACACCTCCTCAAACCAAATTTTACAGACCCAAACTGGCAGGTAGGATTTAGTATCCCTGCGGGTGGAACGGTTTCTTTAGAAGCTTGGGAACGTTTGCGAAGAGAGGGTGAAAGGGAAAGGGAGATACAAAGAAATTCATCTTTTTCTCCATCACCTAATCATCCCATTATCCCATTAACTCCAAAACCTGGCTCCCAAACAGTTGTTGTGCATCGGCAAGAAATCCCTGTGATTTCTAGTCGTCCAGGTGCTATGGAACTGGCTTTGCTTCAACATCTGTCACAACCAGAGATAATGCAAATTGATGGTGCTAGAGATCATGACTGGTTATCTGTTGAACAGATTTTGCGCCAGTATGCTCAGTATCAATTAGGTCGCCCTATTCGCTCTGCTACCTTGATCGACTCTTATTTTGCTGCCAACCATGATGCAACCGTCTGA
- the deoC gene encoding deoxyribose-phosphate aldolase encodes MAADYPNIDIAPFIDHSLLMPTATPEQVEQWCEEAYRFNFAAVCLFPAYVKQAVEFLHGKNPKVCTVIGFPSGATTSAVKLYEAQEAADNGATELDVVMNLGWLKAGKTEEVHREIAEICEETGQTVKVILETNLLTDAEKKIAAEIAMEAGAAFLKTSTGWNGGATVADVRLLQEFAKEKVGIKASGGIRTINQALDLIVAGATRLGTSRGIDLIRQRDNLGKGE; translated from the coding sequence ATGGCAGCAGACTATCCAAACATTGATATTGCGCCATTTATCGATCACTCCCTCTTAATGCCAACGGCTACTCCAGAGCAGGTTGAGCAGTGGTGTGAAGAAGCATACAGATTCAATTTTGCGGCGGTTTGCCTATTTCCCGCCTATGTCAAACAAGCAGTCGAATTCCTGCACGGCAAGAACCCGAAAGTCTGTACGGTAATTGGCTTTCCTTCTGGTGCGACGACTTCAGCAGTGAAACTGTATGAGGCTCAAGAAGCGGCGGATAATGGAGCTACTGAGTTGGATGTGGTAATGAATTTGGGTTGGTTGAAAGCTGGTAAAACTGAAGAAGTCCACCGGGAAATTGCCGAAATTTGTGAAGAGACTGGGCAAACTGTCAAAGTAATTTTGGAAACCAACCTGTTGACAGATGCGGAAAAAAAAATAGCTGCTGAAATAGCTATGGAAGCGGGAGCAGCTTTCTTAAAAACTAGTACAGGCTGGAATGGTGGTGCAACAGTGGCAGATGTACGTCTTTTGCAGGAATTTGCTAAAGAAAAAGTAGGAATTAAAGCCTCAGGTGGTATCCGCACTATCAATCAAGCTCTAGACTTAATCGTAGCAGGTGCTACTAGATTAGGCACATCTCGCGGTATCGATTTGATCCGCCAGCGCGATAACCTGGGAAAGGGTGAATAG
- a CDS encoding DNA cytosine methyltransferase — protein sequence MSDRPCIFSFFAGSGFLDLGFETNGFKLVYVNEIFPPFMAAYRYSRQVLNLPLPEYGYHDGEVGDVTQLLDGLQTQHLRELVQDCRKSHNIVGFIGGPPCPDFSIGGKNKGRLGDNGKLSASYVELICRNLPDFFLFENVKGLWKTKKHRLFFESLKQQLLEAGYILTERLINAIEYGVPQDRERIILIGFRNSFINDIGIKIGSENFLPEEIFPWDNHILYPQTRVFAYPWCKCEPFQENSIIPCPDGIPQELTVEHWFRKNNVLKHPNAENCFQPRAGITRFAAIDEGDDSKKSFKRLHRWRYSPTACYGNNEVHLHPYKIRRISVAEALAIQSLPATFVLPENMSLTNMFKTIGNGVPYLASKALAKTIFDFLGTGAKNAVDIFKLTTV from the coding sequence ATGAGCGATCGCCCTTGTATTTTCTCCTTTTTTGCTGGTTCAGGTTTCCTAGATTTAGGTTTTGAAACCAACGGTTTTAAGCTTGTTTACGTCAATGAAATCTTTCCCCCATTCATGGCTGCATACCGCTATTCACGCCAGGTTCTCAATCTACCGTTACCAGAATACGGGTATCATGATGGAGAAGTAGGAGATGTAACCCAACTTCTTGATGGGTTACAAACACAACACCTCCGGGAGCTAGTACAAGACTGCCGTAAATCTCATAATATTGTCGGCTTCATTGGCGGGCCTCCCTGCCCTGATTTTTCTATTGGCGGAAAAAATAAAGGACGTTTAGGAGATAATGGCAAGCTTTCCGCTTCTTACGTTGAATTAATTTGCCGCAATCTTCCAGATTTCTTTCTATTTGAGAACGTTAAGGGATTGTGGAAAACAAAAAAGCACCGTTTATTTTTTGAATCGCTCAAGCAACAATTGCTGGAAGCAGGCTATATATTAACAGAGCGATTAATTAATGCTATCGAATATGGTGTACCCCAAGATAGAGAAAGAATTATTCTCATTGGTTTCCGAAATAGTTTTATCAACGATATAGGAATAAAAATCGGTAGTGAAAATTTCCTACCTGAAGAGATTTTTCCTTGGGACAATCACATTTTATATCCTCAAACAAGGGTTTTTGCTTATCCTTGGTGTAAGTGCGAACCATTCCAGGAAAATTCCATCATCCCTTGCCCTGACGGCATACCTCAAGAATTAACAGTTGAACATTGGTTTAGAAAAAATAATGTTCTAAAGCATCCCAATGCTGAAAACTGTTTTCAACCAAGGGCAGGGATCACAAGATTTGCTGCTATTGATGAAGGAGATGATTCTAAAAAGTCTTTTAAGCGTCTGCATAGATGGCGTTACTCTCCAACAGCTTGCTATGGAAATAATGAAGTACATTTGCATCCCTATAAAATCCGACGAATATCTGTGGCAGAAGCTTTAGCCATACAATCTTTGCCTGCAACTTTTGTGCTTCCAGAGAATATGTCGCTCACGAATATGTTTAAAACTATTGGTAATGGCGTACCATATTTGGCATCAAAGGCGTTAGCTAAAACTATTTTTGACTTCTTAGGAACTGGTGCAAAAAATGCTGTTGATATTTTTAAGCTTACTACTGTCTAA
- a CDS encoding glycosyltransferase family 4 protein — protein MRILIYSYNYYPEPIGIAPLMTELAEGLVKRGHQVRVVTAMPNYPERQIYQEYRGRWYLNEYKNGVQIQRSYVWIRPQPNLLDRVLLDASFVVTSFVPALVGWRPDVILSTSPSLPSCVPVALLGWLRACPVILNLQDILPEAAVHVGLLKNKLLIKLFTVLEKFAYHTASKISVIADGFVDNLRAKGVEADKIVQIPNWVDVNFIRPLPKENNPFRAAHNLNGKFVVLYSGNIALTQGLESVVKAASVLRHIPDIVFVIVGEAKGLQRLQQECLDCGANNVLLLPFQPRKSLPQMLAAADVGLVVQKKNVVSFNMPSKIQVLLASGRALVASVPDNGTAAKAIRQSGGGVIVSPEDPQALAMAVLDLYQNPEKVKTLGYKSRKYAVENYAFEQALNQYESLCYSLTAERGAIQSTRVRKQEV, from the coding sequence ATGCGAATTTTAATTTACTCCTACAACTACTATCCAGAACCAATTGGTATTGCCCCACTGATGACTGAATTAGCAGAGGGACTAGTGAAACGTGGGCATCAAGTGCGCGTAGTCACCGCTATGCCCAACTACCCTGAGCGTCAAATTTACCAGGAATATCGGGGCAGGTGGTATCTCAACGAATATAAAAATGGCGTTCAAATTCAACGCAGTTACGTTTGGATTCGTCCCCAACCCAACCTATTAGATCGGGTATTACTAGATGCTAGTTTCGTTGTCACTAGTTTTGTGCCCGCCCTCGTCGGTTGGCGTCCAGATGTTATTCTCTCGACATCGCCATCCTTGCCAAGCTGTGTACCAGTTGCTCTTTTAGGATGGTTACGTGCTTGTCCTGTAATCTTAAATCTACAAGATATATTACCAGAAGCAGCCGTCCATGTCGGTCTACTAAAAAATAAATTGCTTATAAAGTTATTTACAGTGTTGGAAAAATTTGCTTACCACACTGCCAGTAAAATTAGCGTCATCGCCGATGGGTTTGTGGACAATTTGCGAGCTAAGGGCGTAGAAGCTGACAAAATTGTGCAAATTCCCAACTGGGTTGATGTCAATTTTATCCGCCCTTTGCCTAAAGAAAATAACCCTTTCCGCGCTGCACATAACCTGAATGGCAAATTTGTAGTACTTTATTCTGGCAACATTGCGCTAACCCAAGGCTTAGAAAGCGTTGTTAAAGCTGCTTCTGTGTTGCGTCATATTCCAGATATTGTTTTTGTCATCGTTGGAGAGGCAAAAGGGTTACAGCGATTGCAACAGGAATGTCTAGACTGCGGCGCAAATAATGTTTTGCTACTACCATTTCAACCCCGCAAATCTTTGCCACAAATGTTAGCAGCTGCTGATGTTGGTTTAGTGGTGCAAAAGAAAAATGTTGTATCCTTCAATATGCCGTCAAAAATTCAAGTGCTACTTGCCAGTGGACGAGCTTTGGTTGCTTCTGTCCCCGATAATGGTACGGCAGCAAAAGCTATCAGGCAAAGTGGCGGCGGAGTTATCGTTTCTCCAGAAGATCCCCAAGCTTTAGCAATGGCAGTTTTAGATTTGTATCAAAATCCGGAAAAAGTCAAAACTCTAGGTTATAAAAGTCGCAAATATGCTGTTGAAAACTATGCTTTTGAGCAAGCTTTAAATCAGTATGAGTCCTTGTGTTACTCCTTGACGGCAGAACGTGGAGCAATTCAATCCACAAGAGTTAGGAAACAAGAAGTTTAA
- a CDS encoding carbohydrate porin: MAQLTLEPTKTTELSVTYIHSHNNLKTGTRSELTSDPFNDEADAIVANSFGAEAAWQLSPVITLSARVGFIDAKVEDLLKDSNASIFTWAVLLALRDIGRKGSFGGFTVGQPPKVTHNSFGDSFKDAESLRF, translated from the coding sequence ATCGCTCAACTAACCCTCGAACCCACTAAAACAACAGAACTCAGCGTTACCTATATTCACTCTCATAACAATTTGAAGACGGGAACTAGAAGTGAATTAACCAGCGATCCATTTAATGATGAGGCAGATGCGATCGTTGCTAATTCATTTGGTGCAGAAGCTGCTTGGCAACTTAGCCCAGTTATCACTCTCAGTGCTAGAGTTGGTTTTATTGATGCAAAAGTAGAAGATTTACTAAAAGATTCCAATGCGTCCATCTTCACATGGGCAGTGCTACTAGCTCTCAGAGATATCGGACGAAAAGGTAGCTTTGGAGGATTTACTGTGGGTCAACCTCCGAAAGTGACTCACAATAGTTTCGGCGATAGCTTCAAAGATGCAGAATCGTTAAGGTTTTAA
- a CDS encoding DUF3318 domain-containing protein — MTSYATSSAKAEMSELRRLKGLLPPELQSWVTVEGTTEVNPPLVRCEEIGKDQVEIQIDLVKWDALAMDQRNLLFWHEVARVQNDTIPKDGWEMAALAIGLGGAVGELWVQDGLLLVLALSLCGVSGWRLYQKNSGEKQLRELINADEKAIALATRFGYTLPNAYKSLGSALKTLIDNTPSKRQRSKYEARLSALKRSANKAKAKSKTPDEGAL; from the coding sequence ATGACATCCTATGCAACCTCCTCTGCCAAAGCGGAAATGAGTGAACTACGGCGGTTGAAAGGCTTACTACCGCCAGAATTACAGAGCTGGGTCACGGTTGAAGGCACAACTGAGGTCAATCCACCCCTGGTTCGTTGCGAAGAAATTGGTAAAGACCAGGTAGAAATTCAAATTGACTTGGTGAAATGGGATGCCCTCGCAATGGATCAGCGTAATCTGCTGTTCTGGCATGAAGTTGCCCGCGTTCAAAATGACACGATTCCTAAAGATGGTTGGGAAATGGCAGCACTAGCCATCGGTTTAGGTGGTGCTGTAGGCGAATTGTGGGTACAAGATGGATTGCTTCTGGTGTTAGCTTTGTCGCTGTGTGGTGTGTCAGGCTGGCGATTGTACCAAAAGAATAGTGGGGAAAAGCAACTAAGAGAATTGATCAATGCTGATGAGAAAGCGATCGCTTTAGCAACTCGGTTTGGTTATACCCTCCCCAATGCCTACAAGAGTCTAGGTAGCGCCTTGAAAACCCTGATTGACAATACTCCTAGTAAGCGCCAACGGTCGAAATACGAAGCAAGGCTCTCTGCCCTTAAACGCAGTGCTAATAAGGCAAAAGCTAAATCCAAAACTCCAGACGAGGGCGCACTCTAG
- a CDS encoding 7-carboxy-7-deazaguanine synthase QueE, whose amino-acid sequence MIAKNTVTPTARLIEIFSAIQGEGLNVGTRQIFIRFALCDLRCQFCDSVHTWNAPASCRIERSPGLRDFEIHSNPVSLPILVEWVERQNVPSLHDSISLTGGEPLLHAPFLTQFLPEVRAITGLPIYLETGGHRPEQLAIILPYLDSVGMDLKLPSVSGESHWQEHAKFLQLCHDSYLNVFVKIIVSQNTDPAELERSALLVAEVSPDISVFLQPVTPLAVSEQFSSIPVFAPTADQVLTWQALMKGFLKYVRVIPQTHKMLNQL is encoded by the coding sequence ATGATTGCTAAAAATACGGTTACACCTACCGCACGCCTAATTGAAATCTTTTCTGCCATTCAAGGGGAAGGACTAAATGTAGGGACGCGTCAGATATTTATTCGTTTTGCTTTGTGTGATTTGCGCTGTCAGTTTTGTGATAGTGTCCACACTTGGAATGCACCTGCTAGTTGTCGGATAGAGCGATCGCCTGGATTGCGCGACTTTGAAATCCACTCTAACCCTGTCTCTCTACCCATACTAGTTGAATGGGTCGAACGACAAAATGTACCTTCTCTACACGATAGCATTAGCTTAACTGGAGGCGAACCACTTCTTCATGCCCCATTTTTAACCCAGTTTCTACCCGAAGTACGAGCCATAACTGGTCTACCTATATACTTAGAAACTGGCGGACATCGCCCAGAACAACTGGCAATAATTCTCCCTTACTTAGACTCTGTAGGTATGGATTTAAAATTGCCCAGTGTTAGCGGCGAAAGTCATTGGCAAGAACATGCTAAATTTCTCCAATTATGTCATGACTCATATTTAAATGTTTTTGTCAAGATAATTGTGTCTCAAAACACAGATCCAGCCGAGTTGGAACGTTCAGCTTTGCTAGTGGCAGAGGTTAGTCCAGATATCTCAGTATTTTTACAACCTGTTACGCCTTTAGCAGTATCTGAACAATTCTCCTCAATACCTGTGTTTGCCCCTACGGCTGATCAAGTTTTAACGTGGCAAGCTTTGATGAAGGGCTTTCTCAAGTATGTGCGTGTGATCCCTCAGACGCATAAAATGCTGAACCAGCTGTAA
- a CDS encoding anti-sigma factor antagonist (This anti-anti-sigma factor, or anti-sigma factor antagonist, belongs to a family that includes characterized members SpoIIAA, RsbV, RsfA, and RsfB.), with protein sequence MATKVQSFMTSQPTEVDFPVNSLNDTAIVQMPKRLSVLEALGFKQTCQSLIQPNSHPKQIIIDFHQTTFMDSSGLGALVSNFKYAQTQGITLTLRNVTPQIMAVLKLTGLDQVFPLELVNDAPLIKQEDLVDNRKTTSRKVEQLPTTHPSVASWMKRLLDIVGSVVGLLITGVLFIPIAIAIQINDPGPIFFSQIRCGWMGKRFKIWKFRSMCVDAEAKKSQVQNQVQGAFFKNENDPRITKIGRFLRRTSLDELPQFWNVLKGEMSLVGTRPPTPDEVERYEVPEWQRLDVKPGMTGEWQVNGRSTVRSFEDVIRLDLQYQKNWSLVYDLKLIFKTIAILFNRNSGAV encoded by the coding sequence ATGGCAACGAAAGTGCAGAGCTTCATGACTAGCCAACCGACAGAGGTCGATTTTCCAGTTAATTCCCTAAACGACACGGCTATAGTGCAGATGCCTAAGCGGTTGAGCGTGCTGGAGGCTTTAGGCTTTAAGCAAACCTGCCAAAGCTTAATCCAGCCCAATTCACATCCTAAGCAAATCATTATTGACTTTCACCAAACTACTTTTATGGATAGTAGTGGCTTAGGTGCCCTGGTCAGTAATTTTAAATATGCCCAGACTCAAGGGATTACATTAACACTGCGGAATGTAACACCTCAAATAATGGCAGTTCTAAAACTGACGGGATTGGATCAGGTTTTCCCCTTAGAGCTTGTAAATGATGCGCCGCTAATAAAACAGGAAGACTTAGTAGATAATCGCAAAACAACTTCCCGTAAAGTAGAGCAGTTACCCACTACTCACCCTTCTGTGGCATCTTGGATGAAACGGTTGTTAGACATTGTGGGGTCTGTGGTCGGTTTATTAATTACAGGAGTTTTATTTATTCCGATTGCGATCGCTATTCAAATTAATGATCCCGGGCCCATTTTCTTTAGTCAAATTCGTTGTGGTTGGATGGGGAAACGGTTTAAGATTTGGAAATTCCGTTCTATGTGTGTGGATGCGGAAGCGAAGAAATCCCAAGTTCAAAACCAAGTGCAAGGTGCTTTTTTCAAAAATGAGAATGACCCCAGAATTACCAAAATAGGGCGCTTTTTACGGCGAACTAGTCTTGATGAATTACCCCAATTTTGGAACGTCCTCAAAGGAGAAATGAGTTTAGTAGGCACTCGACCACCGACACCCGATGAAGTGGAACGCTACGAAGTACCGGAGTGGCAACGTTTAGATGTAAAACCTGGTATGACTGGCGAATGGCAAGTAAACGGGCGTTCTACAGTCCGTAGTTTTGAAGATGTAATTCGCCTAGATTTGCAGTATCAAAAAAATTGGAGTTTGGTGTACGATTTAAAGCTAATTTTCAAAACTATAGCTATTCTGTTTAATAGAAACAGTGGTGCTGTGTAG
- a CDS encoding YcjF family protein — translation MVVKLQRPILVGGLGLSFSLWMLDSWHDSIVQVGEFGLLSALAVGGGLWLFQKNRPKDSLEQLDSMVVDRATVESAIAKTETVINQLAQEAENHTALKVLKEQVAQLLLELDRQEIKVAVTGGKSVGKSTLIKVLKENVETGNLVSLEETAPLFREAGDNSDADVLAEVAKSDFVLFLTNGDLTDSEFQALQQLKAANQPTILVLNKQDQYLADESASVLLSLKQRMQGNVVATAASPIPIKVRKHEADGSVQEWMEQPAPNIQQLTQQLGELTQQGQRLVWLTTMRKAGLLKADAKNWLNGTRRDRATPIIEQYQWIAAAAAFANPVPALDILATAAINAQMVMDLGNIYQQKFSLEQAQTVAGTMGSLMLKLGLVELSTNAITTVLKSNAVTFVAGGVVQGVSAAYLTRVAGLSLIEYFQQQEIAIDSGTGLNLENLRQTLQKVFGQNQQIGFLQGFVKQSMKRLLPEAQHVEVIGIQKAVG, via the coding sequence ATGGTTGTGAAGTTGCAGCGACCAATTTTAGTGGGAGGATTGGGACTGTCCTTTTCTCTGTGGATGTTGGACAGTTGGCACGATTCTATAGTGCAGGTGGGTGAGTTTGGTTTATTGAGTGCCTTAGCTGTAGGCGGTGGTTTGTGGTTATTCCAAAAAAATCGCCCGAAAGACAGTTTAGAGCAGCTAGATAGTATGGTAGTGGATCGGGCGACTGTCGAAAGTGCGATCGCTAAAACTGAAACTGTAATTAACCAACTCGCACAAGAAGCTGAAAACCATACAGCATTAAAGGTACTCAAAGAACAAGTTGCCCAACTGTTGTTGGAGTTAGACAGACAAGAAATTAAAGTTGCAGTGACTGGCGGTAAATCCGTGGGTAAAAGCACTTTAATTAAAGTGTTAAAGGAAAATGTCGAGACAGGAAATTTAGTGTCTCTAGAAGAAACAGCACCTTTATTTAGAGAAGCGGGTGACAATTCAGATGCAGATGTTTTAGCCGAAGTAGCAAAATCTGATTTTGTTCTGTTCTTAACAAACGGTGATTTGACAGACTCAGAATTTCAAGCCTTACAGCAGCTAAAAGCAGCAAATCAGCCCACAATCCTGGTTTTGAACAAACAAGACCAGTATTTAGCCGATGAAAGCGCCAGCGTCTTGCTGTCATTGAAACAGCGAATGCAGGGAAATGTAGTTGCAACTGCGGCCTCTCCCATTCCCATCAAAGTCCGAAAGCATGAGGCTGATGGTTCTGTGCAAGAGTGGATGGAACAACCAGCACCAAATATCCAGCAGTTGACTCAGCAGTTGGGTGAATTGACACAGCAGGGACAACGGCTAGTTTGGTTAACAACCATGAGAAAAGCCGGATTGTTGAAAGCTGACGCGAAAAATTGGTTGAATGGAACTAGACGCGATCGCGCCACCCCAATTATTGAACAATATCAATGGATAGCTGCTGCTGCTGCCTTTGCTAACCCAGTCCCAGCCCTTGATATCCTAGCGACTGCGGCAATTAATGCTCAGATGGTAATGGATTTGGGTAATATCTATCAGCAGAAATTTTCCTTGGAACAGGCCCAAACCGTAGCTGGAACAATGGGAAGTTTGATGCTGAAACTGGGTTTAGTTGAACTTTCTACGAATGCTATTACTACTGTTCTAAAAAGTAATGCTGTTACCTTTGTTGCTGGTGGCGTAGTGCAGGGAGTAAGTGCAGCTTATCTGACTAGAGTTGCAGGATTAAGTCTAATTGAATATTTCCAACAGCAGGAAATAGCAATAGATTCTGGGACTGGCTTGAATTTGGAGAATTTGCGGCAAACCTTACAAAAGGTATTTGGGCAAAATCAGCAAATTGGTTTTTTGCAAGGTTTTGTTAAGCAAAGCATGAAGCGTTTGTTGCCAGAAGCACAGCACGTTGAAGTCATTGGTATTCAGAAAGCGGTGGGATAA